A window from Gallus gallus isolate bGalGal1 chromosome 7, bGalGal1.mat.broiler.GRCg7b, whole genome shotgun sequence encodes these proteins:
- the SPP2 gene encoding secreted phosphoprotein 24 isoform 1 precursor (isoform 1 precursor is encoded by transcript variant 1), with product MGKTPEDFERHTMRSLIFVLALSIFTCSGFPVYDYELPVTEEALNASIARINSQTWGPNLYGVVRSHVRHVDMWNSNDYRLELQLSIRETECTKASGRDPFTCGFKVGPFVPTAVCKSVVEVSSEQIVNVIVRCHQSTFSSESMSSEEMTYMLMTDPRKRGSSRSEAFSSRGRGRSNGDWRKPDYTSPGKVE from the exons ATGGGGAAAACACCAGAGGATTTTGAGAGGCACACTATGAGGAGCTTGATTTTTGTCCTCGCTCTGAGCATTTTCACATGTTCAG GATTTCCAGTGTACGATTATGAACTCCCTGTCACAGAAGAGGCTCTCAATGCTTCTATTGCAAGGATCAATTCTCAGACCTGGGGCCCAAACCTGTATGGTGTTGTCAGGAGCCACGTTAGACAC GTTGACATGTGGAACAGCAATGATTATAGACTAGAGCTGCAGCTCAGTATTCGTGAAACCGAATGCACAAAAGCTTCAGGAAGAGACCCATTTACATGTGGCTTCAAAGTAGGGCCTTTTGTG CCAACTGCTGTCTGCAAAAGTGTTGTAGAAGTCTCCAGTGAGCAGATTGTGAATGTTATTGTGCGATGCCATCAGAGCACATTCAGCTCTGAATCGATGAGCAGTGAGGAG ATGACGTATATGCTGATGACGGACCCAAGGAAGCGAGGCAGCAGTCGCTCCGAAG cCTTCTCATCAAGGGGAAGAGGCCGCAGCAATGGTGACTGGCGTAAACCTGATTATACTAGCCCTGGCAAGGTTGAATAA
- the SPP2 gene encoding secreted phosphoprotein 24 isoform 2 (isoform 2 is encoded by transcript variant 3) yields the protein MWNSNDYRLELQLSIRETECTKASGRDPFTCGFKVGPFVPTAVCKSVVEVSSEQIVNVIVRCHQSTFSSESMSSEEMTYMLMTDPRKRGSSRSEAFSSRGRGRSNGDWRKPDYTSPGKVE from the exons ATGTGGAACAGCAATGATTATAGACTAGAGCTGCAGCTCAGTATTCGTGAAACCGAATGCACAAAAGCTTCAGGAAGAGACCCATTTACATGTGGCTTCAAAGTAGGGCCTTTTGTG CCAACTGCTGTCTGCAAAAGTGTTGTAGAAGTCTCCAGTGAGCAGATTGTGAATGTTATTGTGCGATGCCATCAGAGCACATTCAGCTCTGAATCGATGAGCAGTGAGGAG ATGACGTATATGCTGATGACGGACCCAAGGAAGCGAGGCAGCAGTCGCTCCGAAG cCTTCTCATCAAGGGGAAGAGGCCGCAGCAATGGTGACTGGCGTAAACCTGATTATACTAGCCCTGGCAAGGTTGAATAA